In one Phycisphaerae bacterium genomic region, the following are encoded:
- the raiA gene encoding ribosome-associated translation inhibitor RaiA, with protein MLFTITGKHVEITDAVRKYAEEKTSKLPKYYNSINQVEVIIDGKQSGKTSVEMLARGEHSKIFVVSETCEDIYCCIDSAVHKLEEQLRRKKGKERDNKHAGGTKQA; from the coding sequence TTGCTTTTTACTATAACAGGTAAACACGTCGAGATAACTGATGCCGTCAGAAAGTACGCGGAAGAAAAGACATCCAAGCTTCCTAAGTACTACAATAGCATCAACCAGGTCGAGGTGATTATTGACGGCAAACAGAGCGGTAAAACGAGCGTGGAGATGCTCGCAAGGGGTGAACATAGTAAAATTTTCGTTGTCAGCGAAACCTGTGAAGACATTTACTGCTGTATCGACTCGGCTGTTCATAAACTTGAAGAACAGCTCAGGAGAAAAAAAGGCAAGGAACGCGATAACAAGCATGCGGGAGGGACAAAGCAGGCATAA
- a CDS encoding PTS sugar transporter subunit IIA, whose translation MKFADFICFDAIIPELKTKDRNGVIKELVSALHKAGRLGKGNCEEIIKAVIKRENEASTGMGKGVAVPHVKHKAVKDVVATIGQSSAGIDFSSLDKQPVYSVILIISPVDNPDKHLQVMESVFKHLQEEKFRKFLRQSKDAAEIEDLLREADENPSL comes from the coding sequence ATGAAGTTCGCAGATTTTATCTGTTTTGATGCAATAATTCCGGAGTTGAAAACCAAGGACCGCAACGGTGTAATAAAAGAGCTTGTCTCGGCCCTTCATAAAGCCGGCAGGCTCGGCAAGGGAAATTGTGAAGAAATTATTAAGGCGGTTATAAAAAGAGAAAATGAGGCAAGCACGGGCATGGGCAAGGGTGTTGCCGTGCCTCACGTGAAACATAAAGCGGTTAAAGATGTGGTCGCCACTATTGGTCAAAGCAGTGCTGGTATAGATTTCTCATCGCTGGATAAACAGCCGGTTTATTCGGTGATACTAATAATCAGCCCTGTTGACAACCCGGATAAACACCTGCAGGTAATGGAGAGCGTTTTTAAGCATTTGCAGGAAGAGAAATTCCGCAAGTTCCTCAGGCAATCAAAAGATGCCGCAGAGATTGAGGACCTTCTCAGAGAGGCTGATGAAAACCCGTCTTTATAA